A genomic region of Mesobacillus jeotgali contains the following coding sequences:
- a CDS encoding phosphotransferase family protein, with the protein MEHLFGQDWEIVPAGGATGAAYFAQHEEQRLFLKRNSSPFLAVLSAEGIVPKLVWTKRLENGDVITAQQWMNGRELKPGDMNNDRVAKLLKKIHASEPLLGMLTRLGKSPLKPEMFLHALNEELDEELRNKQAVIDSLKFLTGHVGNIDVDEKVVCHCDVNHNNWLLTEDNQLYLIDWDGAMIADPAIDLGLLLYSYIPEGEWKEWLDKYGIILTENLKQRMKWYAIAQSLSAIQWHKNQNRIPEMDKWIDFLKALI; encoded by the coding sequence TTGGAACATTTATTTGGACAGGATTGGGAGATCGTTCCTGCAGGTGGTGCAACCGGTGCCGCTTATTTTGCGCAGCATGAAGAACAAAGGCTGTTTTTAAAACGCAATTCATCCCCTTTTCTTGCTGTTCTCTCCGCAGAAGGAATTGTACCCAAGCTTGTTTGGACGAAAAGGTTAGAAAACGGAGATGTCATTACGGCACAGCAATGGATGAATGGACGAGAGCTGAAGCCCGGAGATATGAACAACGATCGCGTGGCCAAGCTATTGAAGAAGATCCATGCTTCAGAACCGCTTCTTGGGATGCTGACCAGGCTTGGAAAAAGCCCGCTGAAACCCGAGATGTTCCTTCACGCGCTGAATGAGGAATTGGACGAGGAGCTTCGCAATAAGCAAGCTGTCATAGATTCATTGAAGTTTTTAACTGGACACGTTGGCAATATTGATGTGGACGAAAAGGTCGTCTGCCATTGTGATGTAAATCATAACAACTGGCTGCTTACCGAAGACAACCAGTTGTATTTAATTGACTGGGATGGAGCGATGATTGCCGACCCTGCCATTGACCTCGGACTTCTCCTGTATTCTTATATACCGGAAGGAGAATGGAAGGAATGGCTGGATAAATACGGCATCATCCTGACAGAAAACCTTAAGCAACGAATGAAATGGTATGCAATTGCACAATCACTGTCGGCAATCCAGTGGCATAAAAACCAGAATCGCATTCCCGAAATGGACAAATGGATTGATTTTTTAAAAGCACTTATTTAA
- the pulA gene encoding type I pullulanase, which translates to MISIEREFNAYLDQVDVITVLLPYSYFEGTSNEFRIKGEGVDLPLAIQEKILLGDTVKYICLSSIRPEIGKTYVILDEHGGQTDLQIGAVIRTEEFDSLFFYGGNDLGVSYTPDKALFKLWAPTATKIKLRLFKEDDQNPELIDMTRIDKGVWSIELARNLELYRYSFLVCINLEWREAVDPYATALTVNGEYGVVIDPSKAKAPNIEAPKLKQPVDAIIYEAHIRDLTMHPNSGADRKGTYLGAAETGTKSANGMETGLSYIKNLGVTHIELLPVHDFEGVDELEPDRDYNWGYNPVHYNVPDGSYASRPRYPYNRIKELKQLISAIHSQGMGVIMDVVYNHVYIREDSPFEKIVPGYFFRHDAHGLPSNGTGVGNDIASERLMARKYIVDSVMYWLNEYHVDGFRFDLMGILDIETMTAVRKAVNSVSPDILIIGEGWDLNTPLPPDRKANISNQAKLPGIGQFNDWFRDSIKGSTFNIYDKGYVLGNDRYLEAAKQVMAGSIGIGKRKHGLFLQPGQSVNYIESHDNHTLWDKLKISNPEQDEAIFKKQHRLATSMVLLAQGIPFLHSGQEFFRSKKGIGNSYRSPDEINWLDWDLRDANMDNVQYIKGIIDIRKSNEAFRLPDSEQIRRQMDFFSLSAPLIGFSLKEIKENGHWEKILVFINPSMDQQLVELTEDARWSVLADHENASAQPFRHIEGDKVLLEACSLFVLAK; encoded by the coding sequence ATGATTTCCATTGAAAGGGAATTTAACGCCTATCTTGATCAAGTGGATGTTATTACTGTATTGCTTCCTTATTCATATTTTGAAGGAACCTCCAATGAGTTCCGGATAAAAGGAGAAGGCGTTGATTTGCCATTGGCAATCCAAGAGAAGATATTGCTGGGGGATACAGTAAAATACATTTGCTTATCAAGTATCAGGCCTGAGATCGGCAAAACATACGTAATTTTGGATGAGCATGGCGGTCAAACGGATTTGCAAATCGGAGCAGTCATCCGAACAGAGGAATTTGATTCATTATTTTTTTACGGCGGCAATGATCTTGGTGTCAGCTACACACCTGATAAAGCTCTTTTCAAGTTATGGGCTCCTACCGCTACAAAAATAAAGCTAAGGCTTTTCAAGGAAGATGACCAAAACCCCGAGCTTATCGATATGACTAGGATTGATAAGGGCGTATGGAGCATAGAGTTAGCACGGAATCTGGAGCTTTATCGCTATTCGTTCCTGGTATGTATCAATCTTGAGTGGAGAGAAGCTGTTGATCCCTATGCAACTGCTTTAACTGTCAATGGTGAATATGGCGTCGTGATAGATCCGTCAAAAGCAAAGGCACCCAACATTGAGGCCCCGAAATTAAAACAGCCGGTTGATGCTATCATTTATGAGGCTCATATCAGGGACCTGACGATGCACCCCAACAGTGGAGCTGACAGGAAGGGAACATACCTTGGTGCAGCGGAAACCGGAACAAAAAGCGCAAACGGAATGGAGACCGGACTTTCGTATATTAAAAATCTCGGTGTTACGCATATAGAACTCCTGCCGGTTCATGATTTCGAGGGAGTAGATGAACTGGAGCCGGACAGGGACTATAACTGGGGGTATAATCCGGTTCACTATAATGTCCCCGATGGGAGCTATGCATCTCGTCCCAGGTATCCTTATAATCGGATCAAGGAACTTAAACAGCTGATTTCTGCCATCCATAGCCAGGGAATGGGTGTCATTATGGATGTGGTCTATAATCACGTCTACATCCGTGAGGACTCTCCTTTTGAAAAAATTGTTCCAGGTTACTTTTTTCGTCACGATGCACATGGCCTTCCCTCAAATGGAACCGGAGTGGGGAATGATATTGCTTCCGAAAGGCTGATGGCGAGAAAATACATCGTTGACTCTGTCATGTATTGGCTGAATGAATATCATGTTGATGGCTTCCGCTTTGATTTGATGGGCATTTTGGATATAGAGACAATGACTGCTGTCAGGAAGGCAGTAAATAGCGTAAGTCCCGACATTTTAATCATAGGGGAAGGCTGGGACCTGAATACCCCGCTCCCGCCTGATCGCAAAGCAAACATTTCAAACCAGGCAAAGCTGCCAGGAATAGGCCAGTTTAATGATTGGTTCCGCGATTCCATTAAAGGCAGTACTTTTAACATCTATGATAAAGGCTACGTATTAGGGAATGATCGTTACCTGGAAGCGGCAAAACAGGTGATGGCGGGCAGCATAGGAATCGGTAAGCGGAAACATGGCCTCTTTTTGCAGCCAGGGCAATCCGTGAATTATATTGAATCGCATGATAACCATACATTGTGGGATAAGCTGAAAATAAGTAATCCTGAGCAGGATGAAGCTATTTTTAAAAAGCAGCACAGGCTTGCAACATCAATGGTATTGCTGGCCCAGGGAATTCCATTTTTGCACAGCGGCCAGGAATTTTTCAGGTCGAAAAAAGGAATTGGTAACAGCTACCGTTCTCCCGACGAAATAAACTGGCTGGATTGGGACCTTCGTGATGCGAACATGGATAATGTACAATACATCAAAGGAATCATCGATATTCGCAAATCAAACGAAGCTTTCCGGCTTCCTGACAGTGAACAAATCCGCAGGCAAATGGATTTTTTCTCATTATCAGCACCGTTGATCGGCTTTTCGCTGAAAGAAATAAAAGAAAATGGACATTGGGAAAAAATTCTCGTGTTCATAAACCCATCAATGGATCAGCAGCTTGTGGAACTAACAGAAGATGCGAGATGGAGTGTCCTTGCTGACCATGAAAACGCTTCAGCACAGCCATTTCGCCATATAGAAGGAGATAAGGTGTTGCTGGAGGCATGCTCGCTGTTTGTACTGGCAAAATAG
- a CDS encoding PepSY domain-containing protein translates to MNWKAFFIGVGAGLAGAYAVKELASQKETVSADKVLNHAKAAFKKSGPISGSWINMTAEPYSIAPLDYQVYKGGISRNNDGKVEQYEFIADASTGAILDAYPLD, encoded by the coding sequence ATGAACTGGAAAGCCTTTTTCATTGGCGTTGGCGCCGGCCTGGCAGGTGCGTATGCTGTAAAGGAACTTGCTTCACAAAAAGAAACCGTGTCAGCTGATAAAGTACTGAATCATGCGAAGGCAGCCTTTAAAAAATCAGGGCCAATCAGCGGCTCATGGATTAATATGACTGCCGAGCCTTATTCAATAGCCCCCCTTGATTACCAGGTATATAAAGGCGGCATCTCCCGCAATAACGACGGCAAGGTGGAACAATATGAATTCATCGCTGACGCTTCCACTGGAGCAATACTCGATGCTTATCCGTTAGATTAA
- a CDS encoding diacylglycerol/lipid kinase family protein, giving the protein MEKIYFIVNPNAKNGSCREIWRNIEIELEKLGIAYIAFFTEYPGHAQELAESLARKADGKPAVIAAVGGDGTLHEVVNGTVSYSNITVGFIPGGSGNDFSRGFEIPKKAVHALRLIVDTSNGCTSEIDIGKIQHNELQESYFMNNMGVGFDAAVAKDSNESRMKKLLNRFSLGRLVYVYILVKKLLTFRTIPIEVTVDGKVYKFSNAWFVTVSNQPYYGGGMKIAPAALPDDGILDITVVHRISRLKLLLVFVSVFWGKHTMFREVEQFTGKSITIESTAEVLAHADGEAIGHTPLKIQACPKALKIRSGKNNPGHTEELKIHDFH; this is encoded by the coding sequence ATGGAGAAGATCTATTTTATCGTCAATCCCAACGCGAAAAATGGGAGCTGCCGGGAGATTTGGAGAAACATAGAAATAGAGTTGGAGAAACTGGGCATAGCGTATATTGCTTTTTTTACGGAGTACCCTGGGCATGCGCAGGAGCTGGCAGAGTCTTTAGCCCGCAAAGCTGATGGCAAACCGGCAGTGATTGCGGCAGTCGGAGGGGACGGTACACTGCATGAAGTGGTTAACGGCACGGTATCCTATTCGAACATTACTGTAGGATTCATTCCCGGCGGGTCAGGGAACGATTTTTCAAGAGGCTTTGAAATACCGAAAAAGGCAGTACATGCTTTGCGATTGATTGTTGATACAAGTAACGGCTGCACCTCGGAAATTGATATCGGAAAAATTCAGCACAATGAATTACAGGAAAGCTATTTCATGAATAATATGGGAGTAGGCTTTGATGCTGCAGTGGCGAAGGATTCAAACGAGTCCAGGATGAAAAAGCTCCTGAACCGTTTTTCACTGGGCAGGCTGGTCTATGTATATATCCTTGTCAAAAAACTTCTCACCTTCAGGACGATACCAATTGAGGTGACGGTTGATGGCAAAGTGTACAAATTCAGCAACGCCTGGTTTGTGACCGTTTCGAACCAGCCATACTACGGAGGGGGCATGAAGATTGCCCCTGCTGCTCTCCCGGATGACGGAATTCTTGACATCACTGTCGTGCACCGGATTTCAAGATTGAAGTTGCTATTGGTTTTCGTCAGCGTCTTCTGGGGAAAGCATACAATGTTCCGGGAAGTTGAGCAGTTTACCGGCAAATCGATCACCATTGAATCAACTGCTGAAGTTTTAGCTCATGCAGATGGCGAAGCGATCGGACATACACCGCTGAAAATCCAGGCATGTCCAAAAGCCTTGAAAATTCGATCTGGTAAAAACAATCCGGGGCATACCGAGGAGTTGAAAATACATGATTTCCATTGA
- the trmB gene encoding tRNA (guanosine(46)-N7)-methyltransferase TrmB codes for MRLRNKPWAKDKLLQYSNFVIHEPEQHRGKWGLVFEKDQPLHIEIGTGKGQFITGMAKANPDINYIGIELQESVIVSALDKLIEEDLPNCKLMNVNGAELAKYFEGGDVSRVYLNFSDPWPKTRHEKRRLTFKSFLEVYESILVKDGEIHFKTDNQGLFEYSLVSFSHYGMKLNYVSLDLHNSDFEGNVMTEYEEKFSSRGSRIYRCEVQFQSK; via the coding sequence ATGAGACTAAGAAATAAGCCTTGGGCTAAAGATAAATTACTTCAGTATTCGAATTTTGTGATTCATGAACCGGAACAGCACCGTGGAAAATGGGGTCTAGTTTTTGAGAAGGATCAGCCCCTCCACATCGAGATTGGGACAGGAAAAGGCCAGTTCATCACTGGAATGGCAAAAGCCAATCCGGACATTAACTATATTGGCATTGAATTGCAGGAAAGCGTCATCGTCAGTGCGCTGGACAAGCTGATTGAAGAAGATTTGCCAAACTGCAAACTAATGAACGTAAATGGTGCAGAGCTTGCAAAGTACTTTGAAGGCGGAGATGTCAGCCGCGTTTACTTGAATTTCTCTGATCCATGGCCAAAGACACGCCATGAAAAAAGAAGGCTGACATTCAAGTCCTTCCTTGAAGTCTACGAATCCATCCTTGTCAAAGATGGAGAGATCCACTTCAAAACAGACAACCAGGGATTGTTCGAGTACTCCCTTGTCAGCTTCTCGCACTATGGTATGAAGCTTAACTATGTCAGCCTCGATCTTCACAACAGTGATTTCGAAGGCAACGTCATGACTGAATACGAAGAGAAATTCTCCTCACGCGGCAGCCGCATTTACCGTTGTGAGGTACAGTTTCAATCTAAATAA
- the cysK gene encoding cysteine synthase A, with product MKVVNNIASLIGETPLVKLNRLAPEGGASVYLKLEYFNPSKSVKDRAAFNMIVSAENEGKLKPGSTIIEPTSGNTGIGLAMNAAARGYKAILVMPDTMTEERINLLKAYGAEVVLTPGDEKMPGAIKKAEELVKEIPNSFMPMQFENGANPDAHRQTTAREIIEAMEELKKPLSAFVATAGTGGTITGTGEALKEEYPDLAVHVVEPAGSPVLSGGKPGKHKLVGTSPGFIPKILNQDVYEKIHKIEDDDAYETARRLAKEEGILVGPSSGAACFAAINVAKQLKPDEVVICIACDTGERYLSSDLFKFED from the coding sequence ATGAAAGTCGTTAATAATATCGCTTCATTAATTGGAGAAACACCGCTCGTAAAATTGAACCGGCTTGCGCCAGAAGGCGGAGCATCAGTATACCTTAAGCTTGAATACTTCAACCCTAGCAAAAGCGTAAAAGACAGGGCTGCATTCAATATGATTGTTTCTGCTGAAAATGAAGGAAAGCTGAAACCTGGCTCTACAATCATCGAGCCAACAAGCGGCAACACTGGCATCGGCCTGGCTATGAACGCTGCTGCAAGAGGCTATAAAGCGATTCTTGTCATGCCAGACACGATGACGGAAGAGAGAATCAATCTGTTAAAAGCATATGGTGCAGAAGTCGTGCTGACTCCTGGCGACGAAAAAATGCCTGGTGCGATCAAAAAGGCGGAAGAGTTGGTAAAGGAGATTCCCAACAGCTTTATGCCGATGCAGTTTGAAAATGGAGCGAATCCAGACGCCCACAGGCAAACAACAGCAAGAGAAATCATCGAGGCGATGGAAGAACTGAAAAAGCCGCTCAGTGCGTTCGTAGCTACAGCAGGGACTGGCGGGACCATCACCGGTACAGGCGAAGCTCTAAAAGAAGAGTACCCTGACCTTGCAGTACACGTTGTTGAGCCTGCCGGGTCGCCAGTGCTCTCCGGCGGCAAGCCCGGTAAGCATAAACTCGTCGGAACAAGTCCAGGGTTCATCCCTAAAATTCTCAATCAGGATGTATATGAAAAAATCCATAAAATCGAGGATGATGATGCTTATGAAACGGCACGAAGACTGGCAAAAGAAGAAGGCATCCTAGTCGGACCATCATCCGGAGCCGCTTGCTTCGCCGCCATCAATGTCGCAAAACAGCTAAAGCCCGACGAAGTCGTCATCTGCATTGCCTGTGACACAGGAGAAAGATATCTATCCAGTGATTTGTTCAAATTTGAAGACTAA
- a CDS encoding DUF84 family protein, translating into MRVAVGSKNPAKINAVKDAFRDYPYEIVSVDAESGISDQPMSDEETIKGAVNRAIQSAERAGADIGIGLEGGVQQTPYGLMLCNWGALAVKGMEPIIAGGARIPLPEEIARQLLKGAELGPVMDEYAKKQNVRKNEGAVGIFTNGQINRSEMFTHVMKLLAGQYEYQRGQGKKTV; encoded by the coding sequence ATGCGAGTTGCAGTTGGTTCAAAGAATCCAGCGAAAATTAACGCAGTAAAGGACGCATTCAGGGATTATCCATATGAAATCGTATCTGTAGATGCTGAATCAGGTATTAGTGACCAGCCTATGTCTGATGAAGAAACCATCAAAGGCGCAGTCAACAGGGCCATACAGTCAGCTGAAAGAGCCGGAGCTGACATTGGCATTGGCCTCGAGGGTGGCGTCCAGCAAACTCCATACGGACTGATGCTCTGTAATTGGGGAGCCCTTGCAGTTAAAGGGATGGAGCCAATCATTGCCGGGGGTGCAAGGATTCCACTACCCGAAGAAATTGCCCGGCAATTATTAAAGGGTGCAGAATTGGGCCCAGTAATGGACGAATATGCAAAAAAACAAAACGTACGCAAAAATGAAGGAGCAGTTGGAATCTTCACGAATGGACAAATCAACAGAAGCGAAATGTTCACACATGTCATGAAACTACTCGCCGGACAATATGAATATCAAAGAGGGCAAGGTAAAAAAACAGTCTGA
- the speD gene encoding adenosylmethionine decarboxylase translates to MKITSEQHIELHGFNNLTKSLSFNMYDICYTKTKEEREAYLDYIDEQYNADRLTKILTHVSDIIGAHVLNVAKQDYVPQGASVTILVSEGPVVEVPDEAYDESPGPLPDNVVLQLDKSHITVHTYPEFHPDEGISTFRADIDVSTCGEISPLKALNYLIHSFETDVMTIDYKVRGFTRDKDGNKLFIDHDISSIQNYIPENVKDQFDMVDINVYQENIFHTKCKLREFDLDNYLFGYTKEELSPEEREEITERIQDEMEEIVSGVTLHSGTIFEDEEEELEK, encoded by the coding sequence ATGAAAATTACTTCCGAACAGCATATTGAGTTGCATGGATTCAATAATCTGACGAAATCATTAAGTTTTAATATGTATGACATCTGTTATACAAAGACAAAAGAAGAGCGTGAAGCTTATCTTGATTATATTGATGAACAGTATAACGCTGACCGGCTGACTAAGATCCTCACTCACGTTTCAGATATTATTGGTGCCCATGTCCTGAATGTGGCCAAGCAGGACTATGTACCGCAGGGTGCAAGTGTGACAATTCTTGTTTCTGAAGGACCCGTTGTCGAGGTGCCTGATGAAGCGTATGACGAGTCGCCGGGCCCGCTGCCTGACAATGTTGTCTTACAGCTTGATAAAAGCCATATCACGGTCCATACGTACCCGGAGTTCCACCCTGACGAAGGAATCAGTACGTTCAGGGCTGATATCGATGTATCGACATGCGGGGAAATCTCGCCGCTGAAGGCGTTGAATTACCTGATCCATTCCTTCGAAACCGATGTTATGACAATCGACTATAAGGTAAGAGGCTTTACTCGTGATAAAGATGGCAATAAACTGTTCATCGACCACGATATCAGCTCGATTCAAAACTATATCCCTGAGAATGTAAAAGATCAATTCGATATGGTCGATATCAATGTGTACCAGGAAAACATCTTCCATACAAAGTGCAAGCTAAGAGAATTTGATTTGGATAATTACCTTTTCGGCTATACAAAAGAAGAATTATCTCCTGAAGAACGAGAAGAAATCACCGAAAGGATCCAGGATGAAATGGAAGAAATCGTGTCTGGAGTAACACTCCATTCGGGGACGATTTTTGAGGATGAGGAAGAAGAATTAGAAAAATAA
- the thpR gene encoding RNA 2',3'-cyclic phosphodiesterase: protein MHTHYFYALELPGEIKEILKGIIHSLQEEMPFKTWVHPQDLHITLAFLGNAPEAKIEAANHRIEAALNKSTTFKLQINQLGIFGRKDSPRIFWAGLEESTELNEVRNDVFSASVESGFALETRPFSPHITIARKWIGEEAFKADLMEEVNPFKKVLTFHAERVVLYKTHLGKSPKYEPITLFSLASRS, encoded by the coding sequence TTGCATACGCATTATTTCTATGCGCTCGAACTTCCTGGGGAGATAAAAGAAATACTGAAGGGCATAATCCACAGCTTGCAAGAAGAAATGCCTTTTAAAACCTGGGTTCATCCACAGGATTTACATATTACTCTAGCATTCCTCGGAAATGCTCCTGAAGCGAAAATAGAAGCTGCCAATCATCGGATTGAAGCAGCACTAAATAAATCAACAACATTTAAATTGCAAATCAATCAATTAGGCATCTTCGGCCGAAAGGACTCTCCAAGGATTTTTTGGGCTGGGCTTGAAGAATCCACAGAATTGAATGAAGTAAGAAATGATGTATTTTCTGCAAGTGTGGAATCTGGTTTTGCACTTGAAACACGCCCGTTCAGCCCTCATATAACCATCGCCAGAAAATGGATCGGGGAGGAAGCTTTCAAAGCTGATCTGATGGAGGAAGTGAACCCATTTAAAAAAGTATTAACTTTTCATGCCGAGAGGGTCGTTTTGTACAAGACTCATTTGGGGAAAAGTCCAAAATATGAACCAATTACACTATTCTCGCTTGCTTCCCGGTCTTAA
- a CDS encoding YtzH-like family protein, which translates to MPLSHHDQVNLLKDILSNQQTDCCGSVAEYQQLERLIKSLMVNTNVDGNIKSILQDVYQYSQNGVNASDLEQHIQTNQGQLSQWVNDIGQFS; encoded by the coding sequence GTGCCTTTAAGCCACCATGACCAGGTAAATTTATTAAAGGATATATTAAGCAACCAGCAAACTGACTGCTGCGGTTCGGTTGCGGAGTATCAACAATTGGAACGCCTGATCAAATCGCTGATGGTCAACACAAATGTTGACGGCAATATAAAATCGATTCTACAGGATGTTTATCAGTATAGCCAAAATGGCGTCAATGCCTCTGACTTAGAACAGCATATCCAGACAAATCAGGGCCAGCTGTCACAATGGGTTAATGACATAGGGCAATTTTCTTAA
- a CDS encoding M42 family metallopeptidase has protein sequence MNEQTLSLFKTLTELSGAPGNEHAVRKFMREQLEQYSDELIQDKLGSVFGVKKGDPNGPKIMVAGHMDEVGFMVTSITKNGMIRFQTLGGWWSQVLLAQRVQIITNNGPVTGVIGSIPPHLLDESKRNKPMEIKNMLIDIGADDKEDAIKIGIKPGQQIVPICPFTPMANEKKILAKAWDNRYGCGLAIELLKETKDIELPNMLYSGATVQEEVGLRGAQTAANMIDPDIFFALDASPANDMSGDKNEFGQLGKGTLLRILDRSMVTHRGMREFILDMAETHDIPYQYFVSQGGTDAGRVHTSNQGVPSAVIGICSRYIHTAASMIHVDDYAAAKELLVKLVKAADKTTVETIKNNS, from the coding sequence ATGAACGAGCAAACATTAAGCCTGTTTAAAACGTTGACAGAATTGTCTGGAGCACCGGGAAACGAGCACGCAGTACGGAAATTTATGCGCGAGCAACTGGAACAGTATTCTGATGAACTGATCCAGGATAAATTAGGCAGTGTGTTCGGCGTTAAAAAAGGTGACCCGAACGGCCCGAAAATCATGGTTGCTGGCCATATGGATGAAGTTGGTTTCATGGTTACTTCCATTACAAAAAACGGGATGATCAGATTCCAAACACTTGGTGGCTGGTGGAGCCAGGTGCTTTTGGCACAGCGCGTCCAGATCATCACGAATAATGGACCGGTAACAGGTGTAATTGGTTCGATCCCGCCGCATCTGCTGGATGAGTCAAAACGCAATAAGCCGATGGAAATCAAGAATATGCTGATCGATATCGGTGCAGATGATAAAGAAGATGCCATCAAGATCGGCATCAAACCAGGACAGCAAATCGTACCGATCTGTCCATTCACTCCAATGGCAAATGAGAAGAAGATTCTTGCTAAAGCATGGGATAACCGCTATGGCTGCGGCCTGGCAATCGAGCTTTTAAAAGAAACGAAGGACATTGAGCTGCCAAACATGCTGTACTCAGGTGCTACAGTCCAGGAAGAGGTCGGCTTAAGAGGCGCGCAGACTGCAGCGAATATGATCGACCCGGACATCTTCTTCGCATTGGATGCAAGTCCTGCTAATGATATGTCAGGTGACAAGAACGAATTTGGCCAGCTAGGCAAGGGCACGCTGTTGAGAATCCTTGACCGCTCAATGGTTACGCACCGAGGCATGAGAGAGTTCATTCTAGATATGGCGGAAACGCATGATATTCCTTACCAGTACTTCGTCTCCCAGGGTGGCACGGATGCAGGAAGAGTACACACTTCCAATCAAGGTGTTCCAAGCGCCGTGATCGGCATCTGTTCACGCTACATCCATACTGCTGCATCAATGATCCATGTCGATGATTATGCAGCAGCCAAGGAACTACTGGTGAAGCTTGTAAAAGCAGCTGATAAGACAACTGTGGAAACAATCAAGAATAATAGTTAA
- a CDS encoding YtnP family quorum-quenching lactonase — MEKLELRNVKLQWLNGGVTHLDGGAMFGVVPKPLWSRKYAVNEKNQIELRTDPILIQAEGKNFLVESGMGNGKLNEKQKRNFGVLEESSLDSELNSLGLSTEDIDFVLMTHMHFDHACGLTKDSGGELVSVFPNAKIITSQVEWDEMRNPNIRSKSTYWKENWQGIEQQVETFEKEWTFGPIKMIHTGGHSDGHSILIIEDEEMTVVHMADIMPTHAHQNPLWVMAYDDYPMDSIFAKQKWLEFGISQDAWFTFYHDEVYRAVKFDQDGKITETFERKK, encoded by the coding sequence ATGGAAAAGCTCGAGCTTCGGAATGTTAAACTGCAGTGGCTGAACGGTGGAGTCACTCATCTTGATGGCGGCGCGATGTTTGGGGTTGTCCCGAAACCGTTATGGTCGCGAAAATATGCTGTAAATGAAAAAAACCAGATTGAACTGCGGACAGATCCGATCTTGATCCAGGCTGAGGGAAAAAACTTCCTTGTTGAAAGCGGCATGGGGAATGGAAAACTGAATGAGAAGCAAAAGCGCAATTTTGGAGTACTTGAGGAATCAAGCCTGGATTCAGAATTGAATTCACTGGGGTTATCGACTGAAGATATCGATTTCGTATTGATGACACACATGCATTTTGACCATGCCTGCGGGTTGACGAAGGATTCAGGCGGGGAACTTGTTTCAGTCTTCCCAAACGCGAAAATCATCACCTCCCAGGTAGAATGGGATGAGATGCGCAATCCGAATATTAGATCAAAGAGTACATACTGGAAAGAAAACTGGCAGGGGATTGAACAGCAAGTTGAGACATTTGAGAAAGAGTGGACATTTGGACCAATAAAAATGATCCACACTGGTGGACATAGTGATGGTCATTCAATTCTGATTATTGAAGATGAAGAGATGACAGTGGTCCATATGGCTGATATCATGCCTACTCATGCCCACCAGAATCCTCTTTGGGTGATGGCTTACGACGATTACCCTATGGATTCGATTTTCGCCAAGCAGAAATGGCTTGAATTTGGAATCAGCCAGGACGCCTGGTTCACTTTTTACCATGATGAGGTATATCGTGCAGTGAAATTCGATCAGGATGGTAAAATAACCGAAACATTTGAGAGAAAGAAATAG